The DNA window CATGGGCTACGGCAAGGACCGGTCCGGGAGCCTCATCTACCTCCATGACACTCTGGAGGAGGTCAAGAAAGCCAACAGCAACAGGGAATGTCTCATCCCAGTCCACGTCGATGGAGACGGGCACTGCCTGGTCCACGCCGTGTCCAGAGCACTGGTGGGCAGAGAACTGTTCTGGCACGCCCTGAGAGAAAACCTGAAGCAGAACTTCAAGCAGAACCTGGACCGCTACAAGGCCCTCTTTCAGGATTTTATTGACTCAGCGGAGTGGGAGGACATCATCAATGAGTGCGACCCCCTGTTCATCCCGCCTGAAGGTGTGCCGCTCGGACTGCGCAACATCCACATATTTGGCTTAGCCAACGTCCTGCACCGACCCATAATCCTGCTGGACTCCCTGAGCGGGATGAGGAGCTCTGGGGATTACTCGGCCACCTTCCTGCCTGGGCTGGTTCCCGAGGAGCAGTGCAGGGGGAAGGACGGGAAGCTCAACAAACCCATCTGCATCGCCTGGAGCAGCTCCGGGAGGAACCACTACATCCCTCTGGTAGGGATCAAGAACACTGTGCTGCCCAAGCTGCCGGCCCGCCTGCTGCCGAAGGCCTGGGGCGTCCCTCAGGAGCTCATCCGCAAGTACATCAAGCTGGAACCGGACGGGAGCTGCGTGATCGGTGGCGACCGCAGCTTGCAGGATAAATATCTGATGCGGCTGGTGAACGCCATGGAGGAGGTGTTCATGGAGAAGCACAGCATCCACCCATCGCTGGTGGCTGACGTGCACCAGTACGTCTACAGGCGGACCGGCGTCATCGGCATCCAACCCGAGGAGGTGACCGAGGCCGCTAAGAAGTCGGTGATGGAGAACCGGCTGCACCGCTGCCTGATCTGCGGCGCCCTCTCGGAGCTCCACGTCCCACCAGAGTGGCTGATTCCAGGCGGGAAGCTCTACAACCTGGCCAAATCCACTCACGGGCAGCTGCGGCCGGACAAGAACTACAGCTTCCCCCTCAACAACGTGGTCTGCTCTTATGAGCCCCAGAGAGATGTCCTCCTCCCAGATTATAAACTGAGCTCCCTCAACACCTGCAACTGGTGTCACGGCACATCGGTCCGCCACATCCGCGGCAACGGGTCAGTGGTTTACCTGGACGGGGACAGAACCAACACGCGCTCTCAGGGCGGGAAGTGTGGATGTGGCTTCAAGCATTACTGGGAGGCGAAGGAGTACGACAACCTCCCTGAGGCCTTCCCCATCACGCTGGAGTGGGGCGGGCGGGTGGTGAGAGAGACCGTGTACTGGTTCCAGTACGAGGCTGAAGCGGCTTTGAATAGCAACGTGTACGACGTGGCCATGAAGCTGGTCACCAAGCACTTCCCGGGGGAGTTTGGCAGCGAGATCCTGGTGCAGAAAGTAGTCAACACAATCCTGCATCACACCGCCAAGAAGAACCCGGACGAGTACAACCCAGTGACCATCGACGGCGCTCATGTCCAACGTCTCACCGACACGATGGAGACTCCGCAAGCGGCGGATCCCCAGCCACCCACTAAGATCATCCTGACTGGTCAGAAAGCCAAGACGCTCCACAAAGAGGAGCTGACGATGAGCCGGGCGGAGCGCAGCATCCAGCAGAGCATCAGCGAGCAGGCCTTCGTCACTCAGAAGCGGCGGACTGACAAGCTGAAGCAGGAGCAAAAGGGCCATGCCCGGACGACCTCCCCCGGTGGGTCTCCGGAGACTTCCTCCTCGTCAGCTCCAGCCACGCCTACCAagtcctcctccccctcctcgtcCAATAAGGAGAAGAAGATCCGTGTGACCACCAGTGATGGCAGGCAGGCCATGCTGACCCTGCAGGCCCACACCACCTTCTCAGAGCTGCAGAGGAGCATCGCCAACCAATTTGGCGTGCCTCCGGCACAGCAGTGCATCCGCTCCGGCTTCCCGCCAAAAGAACTGGTCCCTCCAAAGGACGGCGAGGAGAACGAGCCGGTGGCGCTGCAGCATGGCGACCGGGTGACGGTGGAGATCCTGAGGGTCCCCGAAGACAAGAGCAACGCGGCCTCCATACCGCGGGCCTCCAGCTCGCACTCCGCCCTGCACTCGGTGAAGAGCGATGACGCTGTCACGTCCGGCAGGATTAGCAGCCGCGAGCTTCAGGACAGCATCGACCTTGAGAtgtcctccctctgtctcctcgCAACTCTCATGGGTAAGAATCAAAGCGCACAACATGTAGGCCGAGTCTCCCCCCCACGCCGCCTCACCAAActcttgtttttggttttgtgagTTTACAGCAGACTCCTTTGAACATGTGGCGGGTCACTTTATCAGTTGAACTGAGGCAAAactaatgctttttaaaaaaaaattattgattattttttaacttatcAGTAAAACATTCAGAGTAAACACAGTCAGCATTCAGTCAGGTGGTATTAAACAGAGACAGGCAGAAAATATTTAAGCATTTgccataataaaaaataaaaaaattaaattcatatttttacttgataaatcttAACAGATAATAATTGGACTTATTGTTGCATATTCAATTAAAGAAATTGCCGAGTCCTATCTCACTTCAGTTAAAGtttaaatttgtgtattttgctgTATGAAACCTCCACCATCTGAGAAAAGAGTTACAGAAATCCAACTTTAAATCATTCTGTATAATTATTTACATCTAATAAATATCTTTTAATGAAAGTTTGACTTAAAATGCCAAAGTTACGAATCATAATTACAGCTAACTTTTAAGTAACAATTTTTCAAAATTACTTttcactcacaaaaaaaaaggcattttgatattatttaaaaaaaaaaattgtgtttgatTCTGACTAGAAAACTCACGGAGTGAAGTTTACACAAAAAACTTTTCTCaacacattttctgttgttagaaaaataattgaataaatataaaaaaaaaacagaactaaagaatttcaataaaataaataaatcgtaAAATGataattcaaaaataatgaaaacgatgaaataataaaaaaatacatatgaacatgaatgaatgaaaaatactgaataatgaattaataatggACCCAtgaaggaataaaataaaaaatataatatacaaagataatgaatatataaatgaatataaaataaaaaaaaataaaataaaaaatgttgaaaacaaaatgaaaaaaaaacaaaaactgatgaaataattaaaaataatgaaaatcaataaattgaaaaaaataaaaagttataaaCTCGATGTTATGAATATGAAATTACAATTAAAAGCTCATCTGAAAACTggataaaataagttgataaaaagcaaaaattaaGACATCTTAACTGTCTGTTCACATGTtcctctttattattattatttctctgagaGGAATCTGCTCGCCACCGCTCTGCTCCAGGTGCACACTGCCTCCTGATTGGTCACAGCAGGCAGGTGAATAACAAGCTGCAGGTATCAGCGTCTGTTTCTGATCAGCTGCCCTGAACGCTACTagaaagtctgtgtgtgtgtgtgtgtgcgcgcgtgctcGCGCTCAACATGCTGACTCAGGCCTCTCACCGCCCTCCCCGTCTCACCTGCCAACAGGGTCAAAGGTCGCGGCTGCGTCCAGATAAACAAATGAACAGTCAGCGTCTGTCAATATTCAGGAAGGTTTCATCTGCAGTGTGAACGCTGCGCTAGCCTGACACTGCacttcaaaaacacaaaacatccgCTCAACACTTCAGACAGGAGAAACGATCAGATGATCGAATCCTGTCTGCTGCCGTCTGCAGAGCTTACACTCATATCTTACACTCACTGgtggtatcttttttttattcaggggCAGGGAAGACAGTAGAAACATAGACGGTGTTCATCAtagagatgcagctcagcactatGTGTCAAGATCACAGACTGGATAAAATACTGACAAAGAAAAGCCATAGAAGAgcaagaaaagacataaaatggcaaaaaagggacaaaaaaatGCGGCAAAAAGAGCAAGAAAAGGCAAAAATTACTTTTCAATTACTGATTAAACAAAATATCTGCattttatattgtgtaaaaaaatgttttcatatctGCAGTATATGAAcaatatctgtcaggctctaaaacatatatattacattattattttatacatttacatctACATTTTTACCCCCAAGTGACACTCATTACATACCGACATGCACGAACTGTCACACattatttgtctgtttattcATTACAGTCAGTAACTTCTGttataaaagattaaaaaccaCTTTAGAACTTTATGAAAATATGAAGTCTATCTCATGCTCAGTTATGTCTCATGAGCTGTTGCAGACATTTTTGGGTTGATTTTGTTTGttgcacagatttggtgctgaattttGCTTTTAGAACAGCAGAGAAGAATCCCTGCTATGATTTGCTTTCAGAAATCATCACTTATCGTCCATCCTGTGAATGCTCTCCATCTCCAGTTTGTGGCTGTAAAGTTTCATCAGGTTCCTCTGTGTTTCTTCCAGGTGAGGACGTTTGGTCATATGCCAAGAAGCTGCCGCACTTGTTCCAGCAGGGTGGCGTCTTCTACAACATCGTGAAGAAGGATATGGGtgcgtttttttccccctgatgtGATGTGTTTACACGCTTTCCAGAAGCTCCAGTTTTAAAGAGTCTTTTTGTATTTCAGGCCTGATGGACGGGAAGCACTGCACGCTGCCTCACCTGACGGGGAAAACCTTTGTCTATAACGCAGCGGAGGAGCGCCTGGAGCTCTGTGTGGACGCTGCTGGCCACTTCCCCGTCGGCCCCGATGTGGAGGACCTGGTGAAGGAGGCGCTGGTCCAGCTGCGCTCCGAGGCGGCCACCAGGGGCAGTAGAGAGGGGAGCCCGTCTCACAGCGTGCTGCGGCTGGGCAGCGGCGGCGTCGTCCGTAAGAAGGAGCAGCTGCAGAGCGTCACCGCCTTCCAGGGGAAAGGACACTCTCTGGGCAGCGCCGGGGGCTCCTCCCCTCCGGAGCACCGGCCTATCACGCGCCAGCACAGCAGCGGCGTCGACTTGAGCGCCAGCGTGTCCCGAGGCCCGCCGGACCTGTCGGACATCCCCGAGGACGCTACCAGGGAGCTGGTCCGCATGGCTCCGGGCTTCGTCACTATGAAGGACGGTCGCGGTCTGGACCCCGGCCTGATGGAGCAGCAACGGAGGAAGCTGCAAGAGATGGTCTCTTCCATCCAGGCCTCCATGGAGCGCCACCTGAGAGAGCAGCAGGGCGGCGCCGCCACTGGGGGCGGGGCCAGCCAGGAGCGGATAGGCGGGTCCAAGACCGGTCAACCGACATCCGCGGTCGACCACGAGGCTCCGGCTGCAGCAGGCGTGACGGCGGCTGGGAAGGTGGACGGGAAAGCGGAGGAGCCAGAGGAGATGGAGAGTCAGGACGCCGGGCAGAGCAACGCCACCGAACCCATGGATCACTCCTGATCACTGCCGACCCCCCGCCTCGCCTCGCCTCGCCGGCATCTTTGGGTCAGAACGCCTCAGGTCGGATCCTAAAGCTTTGGTCTTCATCGTGTTTCGTTGTTTTACTGCATGACTAAAGAGCGAGCCGGCGCCCTCACCTCTCTGCAGACTCTCGATGGGACAATGAAGGCGATCTATGGTGACGCGCTCTCTGCGATACATCATCAACACTCACACTTCTGTTGCAATACTGAGGCCGCTgctgcgcgcgcgtgtgtgtgtgtgtgaactctaTGCACTTTGGTACACACTATGTCCTCTCAGCTGTCCACACGGCAAACTTCACAATGCagtaaataataaacacaacatCTGTTTGATTCCTGCTTTTCAGAGAAgttcttttgccttttttagGATCGGTTTTTCTCACTTGATGATGCATCGTAAACGACTGTCTTGCAGCATTTCGCAGCGTTGCCGGTGCGGTGACGGGATTCTATCTTTGGCCGTGTGAGTCCCGCCTGCAGACGTCTGATCCTCTTGCTACAAACGCAGAGATCCGAGGCTTGAAGCACCGCTCGGATCCACACGTGAGATGCATTCCTGTAGATAGAAGAATCCTCTGAGTCTTAACCTGCCACCAGGGGGAGAGCTGCTGGTCGCCGGCAGTGTAATGTTCTGCAAACATGCTTCCGTCAAAGTGCACGCTCTGCAAAGTGCACCAGCCTCTGTACGCATCAACGTCTTTAGCGCCCAGATCTGCTTTCCCTCCGcccgtctgtccgtctgtctgagGACCGCCTGGTCTGGACCGTGTTTGCTCGACTGCCTGACTTGACctgaaattgtattatttttttccccaacggTCTCCACTTAAAAGACGAGATTAAAATTGATTTGAAGCACCTGAACCTGCTTCAGACCAACCTGTGCCCCCTGCAGGTAACTGTTACGGTTACTgtttcagtttttaatttatattttaacctctaaaatgttcattttgctTCACTGACCTTTTTAAATTGAAactaaattgttttcttttcatctgtGAAACAGGTGACAAATATAAGTTTTATAGATGATTAGAATTATTTTTGTCGGAAGGGTTTGTTGTTCTAATTCTCATTTCGGCCACTAGAGTCTGAAGTGCACCGCGACTGAAAACATTCTTCTTCCAggagatttttaattttttccattaacaTCCAAATATAACACAATAAACTGTAAAGTTACCTGGAAGAAAATCTacaaataattgtatttatttaatctgtttAGAACACGGAGTCAAGCTGCATGTTGTCCTGTTGTGGTagaaatgagtattacaacaatAAACAGGAAAAACGCTTGTAAAATAGTTTTtcgcaggaaaaaaaaaatgtagacagATAATCCCAACAAAACCTTTTCTTTTCACTTGTCAAAACATTTCCCCCCAGTTTTCAAAGATTaagttaaaattaataaaataaataattaattaaaataactaagaaaaataaaacctttttttcccgCCCAAAAAGGCTGTTGTTATTAAAATCTATTTAGCTATTATAAAAACAGTTTATTCTGGACAGATTacagataattaataatataaagacTTTTATCTGACAGTCAAGTGCCTGAAAAAGCTTAATGTGTcgttaaaataatgaaatgtttataaaatgtataaaaatgacgCTTAATGGACGCTGTTtgtatcaaaaacaaacattattttttaaattggattaTTAAGTTGTTTCCTGCAGGCGGCATTGGGTTTAAAGTGGCTCTGCCTCGGTTCCAACTGGtttcttttcaaataaaacagCATGACCTGAAGTGGACAGTCAAGTTAAAAAAGCTTGAGAGTTTGAAGAAATTAAACTAATTTTGGCTGTGAAGCTGCGACAGAGCTGTGTTTTTTGGAATTCCAACTAAATAATCTGTTTGtctttaagtttattttataatttgggggagaaaccttttttttttttcttttttaataaactggaagaaaaatGTTGCTCAGCAGCGACAGCCGGAAGTCCAGCGGTGGATCCGGATGTGTTGAGCTGCTCCACCTCTAAAAACCAAAAGAACTCGACGGATCAGTTGACTGTAATCTGTCACgaagaataaaaccaagagttTCTTTAGTCGAGAACAAAAAAcgattattttctattttttcagaAATTACATCAACTTTTATCCTAAATGCAAGGTGCTCAAGAGCAGTGAAAGCCGGCCAGTGGAAAGCATGAGAAATATAAAAGCTTCTTCGATTtctctgttaaaaacatttattaaaggTTCGATCGGATTGTTCTGAAGTTTGGCTGCGTGAGGTAATGATCCAGTGTCCGTGTGTAGATGATGCCGCAGCTGAACGCATCTCAGAAATAATCCATATCAGgatattttcacagctttacctgcttcaaagccaccagactccattcacaaaaacagcaattttaacGTTGCAGAACACGAGAGTTGCAGGTCGACCGGCTTCCATCGGTTAGTttggttgtgttgttgtgtgacagACTAAACCTTTATAAACACACCAAAGTCTCAATATTACACAAACCAACTAAACAGTCAAGGCAGCTCCTTTATCCTCTCTCGCTTGGTCAGGAgtcatttatttagattttcttCTGCTCacattacaggtgcatctcaatacattagaatatgatggaaaagtaaatttccagtagttcaagtcaaatagccccaaccaagtattgagtcatatagatggtcaaacttttcagaggccaacatttccatattaaacatactttttaaaaattggccttttgtaatgttcaaatttttttgagacactggaaTAAGGTCTTCATCAAATGTAAGCcatgatcattataattagaagaaattaaatgaacaaaTTCATTAATTCAATCTAATttcataatgtgttatttccattttttgaaatgaattactgacataaacttttctatgatattctaatttattgaggaCACCTGTAGATATTTACACACTAACAGGCACATTTAGGAACATTAGTCGGTGAGGAACCTGGGAGGAGTTGTAGTTAATTTTCTCCATCAGAAAAATTACgtttttgtgtcagaatgttCAAAAGCTTCGGTCATGATCTGTGCATGATCATTTTGTTGATTgcaagtgtttgttgttgtaattctCATTTCGGCCACTAGAGGTTAAAGTGCACCACGACCCTGTGTTGTAAACAGGACTGAAAACATTCAGGAGACTTTGAAGTTCTCCATGaatgtttaaattattaatattattaataaatataacacAATACATTGTAAAAGCCACCTTTTATAGGAGAAAAAACCtacaacaacaaattatttgtttatttaactgtttagAACAAGGAGTCGTGCTGCACGTCACCCTCTTGTGGTAGAAATGAGCATTATAaccagtttttgctgatttaaaaaaaaaagtaatataaaaaaataatgtttttttcaccaATTTTCAcggattaaattatttaaaataatttcgaaaaattataaatcttttttatgaaaaaataagttaagaaatttaaaaaaaaaccaagaagacaaaatatttttttaattttaaagtatatatgaaaaataatcctggtaaaacatttactttcacagagcatttttttttctcccacttgtttcacagatgaaaaaaatataat is part of the Centropristis striata isolate RG_2023a ecotype Rhode Island chromosome 11, C.striata_1.0, whole genome shotgun sequence genome and encodes:
- the vcpip1 gene encoding deubiquitinating protein VCPIP1 codes for the protein MSLLQSSKKKDKRILSGTCPDPKCQARLFFPAHGSVSIECTECGQRHEQKNLLNVEEVTDPDVVLHNLLRNALLGVTGAPKKGTELVKVMGLSNYHCKLLSPVLTRYGMDKQTGKAKLLREMNQGEMFDCSLLGDRAFLIEPDHVSTMGYGKDRSGSLIYLHDTLEEVKKANSNRECLIPVHVDGDGHCLVHAVSRALVGRELFWHALRENLKQNFKQNLDRYKALFQDFIDSAEWEDIINECDPLFIPPEGVPLGLRNIHIFGLANVLHRPIILLDSLSGMRSSGDYSATFLPGLVPEEQCRGKDGKLNKPICIAWSSSGRNHYIPLVGIKNTVLPKLPARLLPKAWGVPQELIRKYIKLEPDGSCVIGGDRSLQDKYLMRLVNAMEEVFMEKHSIHPSLVADVHQYVYRRTGVIGIQPEEVTEAAKKSVMENRLHRCLICGALSELHVPPEWLIPGGKLYNLAKSTHGQLRPDKNYSFPLNNVVCSYEPQRDVLLPDYKLSSLNTCNWCHGTSVRHIRGNGSVVYLDGDRTNTRSQGGKCGCGFKHYWEAKEYDNLPEAFPITLEWGGRVVRETVYWFQYEAEAALNSNVYDVAMKLVTKHFPGEFGSEILVQKVVNTILHHTAKKNPDEYNPVTIDGAHVQRLTDTMETPQAADPQPPTKIILTGQKAKTLHKEELTMSRAERSIQQSISEQAFVTQKRRTDKLKQEQKGHARTTSPGGSPETSSSSAPATPTKSSSPSSSNKEKKIRVTTSDGRQAMLTLQAHTTFSELQRSIANQFGVPPAQQCIRSGFPPKELVPPKDGEENEPVALQHGDRVTVEILRVPEDKSNAASIPRASSSHSALHSVKSDDAVTSGRISSRELQDSIDLEMSSLCLLATLMGEDVWSYAKKLPHLFQQGGVFYNIVKKDMGLMDGKHCTLPHLTGKTFVYNAAEERLELCVDAAGHFPVGPDVEDLVKEALVQLRSEAATRGSREGSPSHSVLRLGSGGVVRKKEQLQSVTAFQGKGHSLGSAGGSSPPEHRPITRQHSSGVDLSASVSRGPPDLSDIPEDATRELVRMAPGFVTMKDGRGLDPGLMEQQRRKLQEMVSSIQASMERHLREQQGGAATGGGASQERIGGSKTGQPTSAVDHEAPAAAGVTAAGKVDGKAEEPEEMESQDAGQSNATEPMDHS